From Companilactobacillus heilongjiangensis, one genomic window encodes:
- the phnX gene encoding phosphonoacetaldehyde hydrolase: MIEAVIFDWAGTTVDYGSLAPVIAFKKAFKDAGIELSDEDIRQDMGMAKWDHIGKILELDDVKQQWEQKYSKEPNNDDREKIYADFQEALLRYLKESTELKSGVLKTFNYLKEYGIKVATTTGYTAEMMKIVQDKAAEAGYTPDLVITSEDVNGLGRPAPAMIQFIMKKFDIDDPTKIIKVGDTLVDIEEGQNANVKTVGIVEGSSLMGLTQVEFDELNTEEQITKRNEVKRSFESVNTDFVIDSIYDLVQIIEYLNESMDKKW; this comes from the coding sequence ATGATTGAAGCAGTAATTTTTGATTGGGCCGGGACAACTGTTGATTACGGTAGTTTGGCTCCAGTTATCGCATTTAAAAAGGCGTTCAAAGATGCCGGTATTGAGTTGAGTGATGAAGATATTCGCCAAGATATGGGCATGGCTAAATGGGACCATATTGGTAAGATCTTGGAACTTGATGATGTTAAACAACAATGGGAACAAAAGTATTCAAAAGAACCTAATAATGATGACCGTGAGAAAATCTATGCAGATTTTCAAGAAGCGTTACTTCGTTATTTGAAAGAATCTACTGAATTAAAGTCCGGGGTATTAAAGACTTTTAACTACCTTAAAGAATACGGAATAAAAGTTGCGACAACTACTGGCTATACTGCAGAGATGATGAAAATTGTTCAGGATAAGGCTGCAGAAGCGGGCTATACTCCGGACTTGGTCATTACATCAGAAGATGTAAATGGATTAGGTCGTCCAGCACCAGCAATGATTCAATTCATTATGAAGAAATTTGATATTGATGATCCTACTAAAATCATCAAGGTAGGGGATACTTTGGTTGATATTGAAGAAGGTCAAAATGCTAATGTTAAAACCGTTGGGATAGTTGAAGGTAGCAGTTTGATGGGATTAACACAGGTTGAATTTGATGAATTGAATACTGAAGAACAAATAACTAAACGTAATGAAGTTAAACGTAGTTTTGAATCAGTTAATACTGATTTTGTGATTGACAGCATCTATGACTTAGTTCAAATTATTGAATACTTAAATGAATCGATGGATAAAAAATGGTAG
- a CDS encoding PhnE/PtxC family ABC transporter permease, whose protein sequence is MINSEENIVQKPKTPRSPQIKLHEWSLSRTMIFTVFIGLILITGYTLTHLDTAGVKVNVAFKELAMTLDQMFLQPNAGTDGVPLLLQALASSVMLSILTTIIGAVFGFLFAVLASKNLTNAYLGAGIRVVMAIVRAIPTIIWALIFSIVCGLGSTAAILGLSFHSIAYLTKAYSESIEGIDKSTIESLKVTGAKFWVIVFQAIWPTIVASFVSWTFIRLEINFANAIAVGAAAGAGGIGYQLFVASGMSFDFHETGFIVYLVIFVTFVLEFIAVKIRQFYLNR, encoded by the coding sequence GTGATAAATAGTGAAGAGAACATTGTTCAAAAGCCTAAAACACCAAGGTCTCCTCAGATTAAATTGCATGAATGGTCTCTTTCAAGAACAATGATTTTTACAGTTTTCATTGGATTAATTTTGATTACAGGTTACACATTGACTCATTTGGATACCGCAGGTGTCAAAGTCAATGTTGCCTTTAAAGAATTAGCCATGACTTTGGATCAGATGTTCTTACAACCTAATGCAGGTACTGACGGGGTGCCATTGCTACTTCAAGCTTTGGCAAGTAGTGTAATGCTTTCAATATTAACTACTATTATCGGTGCAGTTTTTGGATTCTTGTTTGCTGTTTTAGCATCGAAGAATCTAACAAATGCATACTTAGGTGCAGGAATTCGTGTCGTTATGGCAATTGTTCGAGCAATCCCCACAATTATTTGGGCTTTGATCTTCTCAATTGTCTGCGGTTTAGGAAGTACTGCTGCTATCTTGGGGTTGAGTTTTCACAGTATTGCTTATTTAACAAAAGCCTATTCTGAAAGTATTGAAGGAATTGATAAATCAACAATTGAATCCTTAAAGGTTACCGGGGCAAAATTCTGGGTTATCGTATTTCAAGCAATTTGGCCAACAATCGTGGCATCCTTTGTTTCCTGGACATTCATCCGTCTAGAAATTAATTTTGCTAATGCGATTGCCGTCGGTGCTGCCGCAGGTGCAGGTGGAATTGGTTATCAATTATTCGTTGCTAGTGGAATGAGTTTTGATTTTCACGAGACAGGTTTCATCGTTTATCTAGTTATTTTTGTAACATTTGTACTTGAGTTTATTGCGGTTAAGATTAGACAGTTCTATCTGAACCGTTAA
- a CDS encoding thiamine pyrophosphate-binding protein, with product MTKMIAGQALVKVLEDWDVDHIYGVPGGSINHTVEGLYLEKDKIKYIQVRHEEVGAIAASADAKFTGKIGVTFGSAGPGATHLFNGLYDAKMDHVPVLALVGQVPQENMNTNYFQEMDEGPMFADVAVFNRTVTTAEQIPYVINQAIREAYRQKGVAVVILPENLTSAEIDYVPSKTPKTVEQTYTQTINPEDIQNTLKMLKEAKHPLVYAGRGLLGAKNVLTKFSEQFNVPVMTTVPATGVISSDHPNFIGTFGRLGTKSGFEALQHTDLILFIGSEFPFARFWPEGVKIIDVNNNPYDIGKTVDVDYAVIADAKSYLQGLIDTKETLPAGVWLKANQENKTNWDKWLDSRATDDSQGLNPETITKKMAEMAGPNDTYGVDTGNVTEFGVRGLPMNHNQRFALSGLFATMGFGLPAGLAGALSVPDAQAWTLSGDGGFSMVAPDLITEARYELPVINVILSNERLGFIYYEQVASKQHLYGVDLTGADWAKVAEGLGGIGFTVSSIKEADEVFGKIKELQANGNKKPIVVNAVIRQVDPIATAFMPMDAKLYGQDAVDEFAKKYEIDPKTQPALGELLRAQGDNL from the coding sequence ATGACAAAAATGATTGCTGGACAAGCTTTAGTTAAAGTTCTTGAGGACTGGGATGTTGATCACATTTATGGTGTTCCCGGTGGTTCAATTAACCATACAGTTGAAGGTCTTTATTTAGAGAAGGATAAAATTAAATATATTCAAGTACGTCATGAAGAGGTTGGTGCGATTGCCGCTTCGGCTGACGCTAAATTTACTGGTAAAATCGGAGTAACTTTTGGTTCTGCTGGTCCTGGTGCTACGCATTTGTTCAATGGTTTGTATGATGCCAAGATGGATCACGTACCCGTTTTGGCTTTGGTTGGTCAAGTTCCACAGGAGAATATGAATACCAACTATTTCCAAGAAATGGATGAGGGTCCAATGTTTGCGGATGTGGCAGTTTTCAATCGGACTGTAACAACTGCTGAACAGATTCCTTATGTTATCAATCAAGCTATTCGTGAAGCTTATCGTCAAAAGGGTGTTGCGGTAGTTATCTTGCCTGAGAATTTGACTAGTGCTGAGATTGACTACGTCCCAAGCAAGACGCCAAAGACGGTTGAACAAACTTATACACAAACAATCAATCCAGAAGATATTCAAAATACCTTGAAGATGTTAAAGGAAGCTAAGCATCCGCTAGTTTATGCTGGACGTGGTTTGCTAGGTGCCAAAAATGTTTTGACTAAGTTTTCTGAGCAATTCAATGTCCCAGTTATGACAACGGTTCCCGCAACTGGTGTTATCAGTAGTGACCACCCTAACTTTATTGGAACATTTGGTCGTTTAGGTACTAAGTCTGGATTTGAAGCTTTACAACACACTGATTTAATTCTGTTCATTGGTTCAGAATTTCCATTTGCTAGATTCTGGCCAGAAGGTGTCAAAATTATCGATGTAAATAATAATCCTTATGATATCGGTAAAACAGTTGATGTTGACTATGCAGTGATTGCTGATGCTAAGAGTTATTTGCAAGGTTTGATTGATACGAAGGAGACTTTACCAGCTGGTGTTTGGTTGAAAGCTAACCAAGAAAATAAAACTAACTGGGATAAGTGGCTTGATAGTCGTGCTACCGATGACAGTCAAGGCTTGAATCCTGAAACAATTACTAAGAAAATGGCTGAAATGGCTGGTCCTAATGATACATATGGTGTTGATACGGGTAATGTCACAGAATTTGGTGTTCGTGGATTGCCAATGAATCACAACCAGCGTTTTGCTTTGTCAGGATTATTTGCCACAATGGGCTTTGGTCTACCTGCTGGATTGGCTGGTGCTTTAAGTGTGCCTGACGCTCAAGCTTGGACGTTGTCAGGTGATGGTGGCTTTTCAATGGTTGCTCCTGATTTAATTACGGAAGCTAGATATGAATTGCCAGTTATCAATGTGATTCTTTCAAATGAAAGATTAGGTTTCATCTATTACGAGCAGGTTGCCTCTAAACAACACTTGTATGGTGTCGATTTGACTGGAGCTGACTGGGCTAAAGTTGCTGAAGGACTTGGCGGCATTGGCTTTACCGTTAGTTCAATCAAGGAAGCTGACGAAGTCTTTGGCAAAATCAAGGAATTGCAAGCTAATGGCAACAAGAAGCCAATCGTAGTCAATGCAGTTATTAGACAAGTTGATCCAATTGCGACTGCTTTCATGCCAATGGATGCTAAATTGTATGGTCAAGATGCAGTAGATGAGTTTGCTAAAAAGTACGAAATTGACCCTAAGACTCAACCAGCTCTAGGTGAATTATTGCGTGCTCAAGGCGATAATCTTTAA
- the pstA gene encoding phosphate ABC transporter permease PstA: MNAKKWDRVASGVIYVLVAAVILILVAILGYILFNGVPDISWHFLTSPAQSFSAGGGIRDQLFNSLYLLVLTIIVSLPIGLGAGIYLSEYAADNWFTGLIRTSVEVLSSLPSVVVGLFGYLLFVIKLNLGFSILSGAIALTFFNLPLLTRNIEESLRSVPNLQREAGMSLGLSNWKTTTKIILPAALPGILTGLILSAGRIFGEAAALIYTAGQSAPTVDYTNWNIFSATSFLNPMRPAETLAVHIWKVNTESVTPDANLISSASSAVLIIVILLFNLGARFLGNKLYKKITATK; encoded by the coding sequence ATGAATGCAAAAAAATGGGACCGTGTTGCTTCAGGCGTTATTTATGTGTTAGTAGCAGCGGTCATCTTAATATTGGTAGCAATTCTAGGTTATATTCTCTTTAACGGGGTGCCTGATATTTCTTGGCATTTCCTAACGTCTCCCGCTCAGTCATTCAGTGCTGGTGGTGGGATTCGTGATCAACTATTCAATTCTCTTTATTTACTAGTTTTAACAATTATCGTTTCATTACCAATTGGTTTAGGTGCCGGAATTTACTTATCTGAATACGCTGCCGATAATTGGTTCACTGGCTTAATCAGAACCAGTGTCGAAGTATTGAGTTCCCTACCTTCAGTGGTTGTCGGCTTATTCGGCTACTTACTATTTGTTATTAAATTAAATCTTGGTTTCTCAATTCTCTCTGGTGCCATTGCTTTGACTTTCTTCAACTTACCGCTATTAACAAGAAATATTGAAGAATCGCTCCGCAGTGTGCCTAACTTGCAAAGAGAAGCTGGAATGTCACTTGGTCTTTCGAACTGGAAGACTACTACAAAAATCATCTTACCAGCCGCTCTACCTGGTATCTTGACTGGTTTAATCCTCAGTGCCGGAAGAATTTTCGGTGAAGCTGCTGCTTTAATCTACACAGCTGGTCAAAGTGCTCCAACAGTTGATTACACTAATTGGAATATTTTCTCAGCTACTAGTTTCTTGAATCCAATGCGTCCCGCTGAAACACTAGCCGTACACATTTGGAAAGTTAATACTGAGAGTGTTACTCCCGATGCCAACTTAATTTCAAGTGCATCATCTGCCGTCTTGATCATCGTTATTTTGCTTTTCAACCTAGGAGCACGTTTCTTGGGTAATAAACTGTACAAAAAAATTACTGCAACGAAATGA
- a CDS encoding phosphate/phosphonate ABC transporter permease, with protein sequence MQSPKKYLAHKGWHQTAVIAIIGGIYVFGSWALDFNSLNGFLAVPKAFAWLGVNFRPTADSMTYLPKIWQKLLQTVLLAISSTVVAAIIAIFVALLGSKVTGVNGFVQTIVRGIASFFRNIPLVAWSMILLFSFKQSDFTGFLALLLMSVGYLIRAFMEIIEDEASETMLALKATGASYFQVIFQAVLPQILPSILSWILYMIENNVRDATLVGILTGTGIGFIFDIYYKSFRFAAAGMTVLAIIIVVIALETISNQIRRVIL encoded by the coding sequence ATGCAATCTCCTAAAAAGTATTTAGCACACAAAGGTTGGCATCAGACAGCAGTTATCGCCATTATTGGTGGTATCTATGTATTCGGTAGTTGGGCACTAGATTTTAATAGTTTAAACGGATTTCTAGCTGTACCTAAGGCTTTTGCCTGGTTGGGAGTTAACTTCAGACCGACAGCAGATTCAATGACGTATTTGCCAAAGATTTGGCAAAAACTACTTCAAACAGTATTATTGGCTATTTCATCAACCGTAGTAGCCGCCATTATTGCAATATTCGTAGCATTATTGGGCTCAAAAGTGACTGGAGTTAATGGTTTTGTCCAGACAATTGTTCGTGGAATTGCTTCTTTCTTCCGAAATATTCCTTTAGTTGCATGGTCAATGATTTTACTCTTTTCATTCAAACAGAGTGACTTTACCGGATTTCTAGCATTGCTATTAATGTCAGTGGGTTACTTGATCCGTGCTTTTATGGAAATTATTGAGGACGAGGCTAGTGAAACTATGTTGGCTCTAAAGGCCACTGGAGCTAGTTACTTCCAAGTTATTTTCCAAGCTGTTCTACCACAGATTCTACCAAGTATTCTTAGTTGGATTCTTTATATGATTGAAAATAACGTTCGTGATGCTACGCTGGTTGGTATTTTGACTGGTACCGGTATTGGATTTATTTTCGACATTTACTATAAGAGTTTCCGCTTTGCTGCCGCTGGTATGACAGTATTGGCAATTATTATCGTAGTAATTGCTTTAGAGACTATTTCCAATCAAATTAGGAGGGTGATCTTGTGA
- the pstC gene encoding phosphate ABC transporter permease subunit PstC — MDDIQKKLQAKSKATFQDYFGKGICYFCIGLIILLVTCILYFIASKGLATFTKDHVRVLDFLTKSNWNPGATDAQGHPDVGALPMIVTSFSVTLLAALLATPFALGVAIFMAEFSSKNGSKILQPVIELLVGIPSVVYGFIGLSVIVPFIRHLFGGTGFGILSGTLVLFVMILPTITSLSVDSLKSVPLYYRQASLALGATRWQTIYKVILRAAVPGILTAIIFGMARAFGEALAVQMVIGNAALMPKNLISPASTLTSKLTTDIGNTVMGTLPNNALWSLALILLLMSLVLNMLVKFIGKRGRF, encoded by the coding sequence ATGGATGATATTCAAAAAAAATTACAAGCGAAATCCAAAGCCACTTTTCAAGACTACTTTGGCAAGGGAATTTGTTATTTTTGTATAGGTTTAATCATTTTACTAGTTACTTGTATCCTCTATTTTATTGCTTCTAAAGGATTAGCAACTTTCACTAAAGATCATGTTAGAGTGCTCGACTTTCTAACTAAATCTAACTGGAACCCCGGAGCAACTGATGCTCAAGGACATCCCGATGTTGGTGCATTGCCAATGATCGTAACTTCCTTCAGCGTTACCCTCTTAGCAGCCTTGTTGGCCACTCCATTTGCCTTAGGTGTCGCTATCTTCATGGCTGAATTCTCAAGTAAAAACGGTAGTAAGATTTTACAACCCGTTATTGAGTTACTAGTTGGTATTCCTTCAGTTGTTTATGGATTTATTGGATTATCCGTTATCGTACCTTTTATCAGACATCTTTTTGGCGGTACGGGATTCGGTATCCTATCAGGTACATTGGTTCTATTCGTAATGATTTTACCTACAATTACTTCACTGTCAGTCGATAGTTTGAAGTCAGTACCCCTCTATTATCGTCAAGCATCATTAGCGCTAGGTGCCACTAGATGGCAAACGATTTACAAAGTCATCTTACGTGCCGCCGTACCAGGTATTTTAACTGCCATTATTTTCGGTATGGCTCGAGCTTTCGGTGAAGCTTTGGCTGTACAAATGGTTATTGGTAACGCCGCTTTGATGCCTAAAAACTTAATTTCTCCCGCATCAACTTTGACAAGTAAATTAACTACCGATATTGGTAACACGGTCATGGGTACTTTACCTAACAATGCCCTCTGGTCATTAGCCCTGATTCTGTTGTTAATGTCTCTAGTTCTCAATATGCTTGTTAAATTCATTGGAAAGCGAGGTCGTTTCTAG
- the phnC gene encoding phosphonate ABC transporter ATP-binding protein, translated as MLEVKKLQKSYEKDRPALTDISFNIKPGTFVAIIGPSGAGKTTILRSLNQLIKDDDGQILLDGNDIRTANKTQLRKFRRQIGMVFQNYNLVERLTVIENVLHGRLGYKSTLAGVFGRYTQEEKEEAMSLLKKVGLENFALKRCSELSGGQKQRVGIARSLIQHPKVILCDEPIASLDPASAQNVMELLKDLTEEYNLICIANLHQINMAKKYADQIIGIRKGKLVFDESADLLSEDILRTLYDQDITEELE; from the coding sequence ATGTTAGAGGTAAAAAAATTACAGAAGAGTTACGAGAAAGATAGACCCGCTTTGACTGACATTTCATTTAATATCAAGCCAGGTACATTCGTAGCTATTATTGGACCTTCTGGCGCTGGGAAAACAACTATTTTAAGAAGTTTGAACCAGTTGATCAAAGATGACGATGGTCAGATTCTATTAGATGGAAATGACATCCGTACCGCTAACAAGACACAATTACGTAAATTCCGTCGCCAAATTGGAATGGTTTTCCAAAACTACAATTTGGTAGAACGATTGACTGTAATTGAAAATGTTTTGCACGGTCGACTAGGTTATAAATCGACTCTAGCCGGTGTTTTTGGACGATATACTCAAGAAGAAAAAGAAGAAGCAATGTCACTTCTAAAGAAAGTTGGCTTGGAAAACTTTGCTTTAAAGAGATGTTCAGAATTGAGTGGTGGTCAAAAGCAACGTGTCGGAATTGCCCGCTCTTTGATTCAACACCCTAAGGTCATCTTGTGTGATGAACCAATTGCGTCGTTGGATCCAGCTTCTGCACAAAACGTCATGGAATTATTAAAAGACTTAACCGAAGAATACAACCTAATCTGTATTGCCAATCTTCACCAAATCAACATGGCCAAAAAATATGCTGACCAAATCATCGGAATTAGAAAAGGTAAATTGGTTTTCGATGAGAGTGCAGATTTATTGTCAGAAGATATTTTACGGACACTTTATGATCAAGACATTACAGAGGAGCTTGAATGA
- a CDS encoding phosphatase PAP2 family protein: MIFKENSRRKWLTIIYVVAFFLLEILIVTNSPFIGGIDHAAQDIFSAITSPFDTKIFSFITFLGSPLMDVIYLIIMMLLLYRMGKKDSSFWIGFVLIGGNIISYLIKITVKRSRPTGKIIPASGFSFPSGHVFGTMLVIMTLIFLVLPMFKSLSNRHTINVLLIIWLIVVAISRVYLRGHFLSDTVGSMLLAGAWWECSVMLYLKYYDSVGNILKLNNSDQ; the protein is encoded by the coding sequence TTGATATTCAAAGAAAATAGTCGCAGAAAATGGCTCACCATAATTTACGTAGTCGCATTTTTTCTGTTAGAAATACTGATTGTTACCAACAGTCCTTTCATTGGTGGTATCGATCACGCTGCCCAAGATATCTTTAGTGCTATAACTTCACCGTTCGACACAAAGATTTTTTCGTTTATTACCTTTCTCGGTAGTCCACTCATGGATGTAATTTATTTAATCATCATGATGCTTTTGCTCTATCGAATGGGTAAAAAAGATTCAAGTTTCTGGATTGGCTTTGTTTTAATCGGTGGGAATATTATTTCCTATCTAATTAAAATAACCGTAAAAAGATCCAGACCGACTGGTAAAATCATCCCTGCTTCAGGTTTCAGTTTTCCCAGTGGACATGTTTTTGGGACTATGTTAGTTATCATGACTTTAATATTTTTAGTACTACCAATGTTCAAGTCACTGTCAAATCGACATACTATCAACGTACTGTTAATTATCTGGTTGATAGTCGTTGCGATTTCTCGAGTATATTTACGTGGACACTTTCTCAGTGATACTGTCGGCAGTATGTTATTAGCTGGCGCTTGGTGGGAATGTTCTGTAATGCTTTATCTAAAATACTATGATTCAGTTGGTAATATTTTAAAACTGAATAACTCAGACCAATAA
- a CDS encoding phosphate/phosphite/phosphonate ABC transporter substrate-binding protein — MKKGRLLTAFLGVFLLLTGVLAGCSSKSSAAGKAGSADSKEITMVFYPNESAKNFTASRKALQEELHKATGKKINIQTTTDYNVAIEAISSGKAQLAFMGADGYIQAHAQNSKVEPLLLQSGPDGTTKGASYRSYLMVNKDKANQYKKDGKYNIDKIKGQKASFVSTSSTSGFAVPTDEIQKHFKLKNKDDLSEGGKFFDKVLYGSTHPGSAINLLKGDVDVAAFDDIDLTPFLKVSEGSYDKVGSTFKVKDDADAPFSEFKGKELVNISVLPVQNGPFVVNTKALSKKDTDAIAKHFTSKDITNNKDLFSDGKGKTPTLWQKKSDKMTLLKVTDDWYKPTHELIGK; from the coding sequence ATGAAAAAAGGGCGATTATTAACCGCTTTTCTAGGGGTATTCTTGCTACTTACTGGGGTTCTAGCAGGTTGTTCATCAAAGAGTTCAGCTGCAGGAAAAGCAGGAAGTGCAGATAGTAAAGAAATTACTATGGTTTTCTATCCAAATGAATCAGCAAAGAACTTTACTGCTTCACGTAAAGCGTTGCAAGAAGAACTACACAAGGCAACAGGTAAGAAAATCAACATCCAAACAACAACTGATTACAACGTAGCTATCGAAGCTATTTCATCAGGTAAGGCACAATTGGCCTTCATGGGTGCTGATGGTTATATCCAAGCTCATGCACAAAACAGCAAGGTTGAACCATTACTTCTTCAATCAGGTCCAGATGGTACTACAAAGGGTGCTAGTTACCGTTCATACCTAATGGTTAACAAAGATAAAGCCAATCAATACAAGAAAGACGGCAAGTACAATATCGACAAGATTAAGGGTCAAAAAGCTTCATTCGTTTCAACAAGTTCAACATCAGGTTTCGCCGTTCCAACAGATGAGATTCAAAAGCACTTCAAGTTGAAGAACAAGGATGACCTTTCAGAAGGTGGCAAATTCTTCGATAAAGTTCTTTATGGTAGTACTCACCCAGGTTCAGCAATCAACTTATTGAAGGGTGACGTTGACGTTGCTGCCTTTGATGATATTGATTTGACACCATTCCTAAAAGTTTCAGAAGGTAGTTATGACAAGGTTGGCTCAACATTCAAAGTTAAAGATGATGCTGATGCTCCATTCTCAGAATTCAAGGGTAAGGAATTAGTTAACATCTCAGTTCTACCAGTTCAAAACGGACCTTTCGTAGTTAATACAAAAGCTCTAAGCAAGAAAGATACAGACGCAATTGCAAAGCACTTTACATCAAAAGATATCACAAACAACAAAGACCTATTCTCAGATGGTAAAGGTAAGACACCAACATTATGGCAAAAGAAGAGCGACAAGATGACTCTTCTAAAAGTTACTGATGATTGGTACAAACCAACTCACGAACTAATTGGTAAATAA
- the phnW gene encoding 2-aminoethylphosphonate--pyruvate transaminase produces the protein MVEKYLLLTPGPLTTSESVKAAMDFDYCTWDDDYKEITQSFRQSLLDVAQVSADEYTAVPIQGSGTYGVESVISSTISDDDKLMIAINGAYGKRISEMADIYGIDHVDLVVDEREPITLEKVTEYLDKYPDISHFAMIHCETTTGILNPVEDIIPYVNAHGIVTIVDAMSSFGGVPINVKEEKIDYLISSSNKCIQGVPGFSFVIARKQVLEATRGLSRTLSLDLFDQYAEMERNHGKWRFTSPTHVVHAFYEALQELKEEGGVVARHKRYESNQKHLATGMEELGFKVLIDEKYQSPIITSFIYPNDDFDFHDFYHQLKQDGFVIYPGKISQVPTFRIGNIGEVYDEDITELLVAIKDIISK, from the coding sequence ATGGTAGAAAAATACTTACTCTTAACTCCAGGTCCCTTAACAACTAGTGAATCTGTGAAAGCAGCAATGGATTTTGACTATTGTACTTGGGATGATGATTATAAAGAAATTACTCAATCATTTCGTCAATCATTGTTGGATGTAGCACAAGTTAGTGCTGATGAATATACAGCCGTTCCAATCCAAGGTAGTGGTACTTATGGAGTGGAATCAGTTATTAGTTCAACAATCTCTGATGATGATAAGTTGATGATTGCCATCAATGGTGCTTACGGTAAACGAATCAGTGAAATGGCTGACATTTATGGTATTGACCACGTTGATTTGGTAGTTGATGAAAGAGAACCAATCACATTGGAAAAGGTAACAGAATATCTTGATAAATATCCTGATATTTCACATTTCGCCATGATCCACTGTGAGACGACTACTGGTATTTTAAATCCTGTTGAAGATATTATTCCTTACGTCAATGCTCACGGAATTGTTACTATCGTTGATGCAATGAGTAGCTTTGGTGGTGTTCCCATCAATGTTAAAGAAGAAAAAATCGACTATTTAATAAGTAGTTCAAACAAATGTATCCAAGGTGTTCCTGGATTTTCATTCGTAATTGCCAGAAAGCAAGTTCTTGAGGCAACACGAGGTTTATCAAGAACATTATCACTTGATTTATTTGATCAATATGCTGAAATGGAACGTAATCATGGTAAGTGGAGATTCACTTCACCTACACATGTAGTTCACGCCTTTTATGAAGCTCTACAAGAGCTAAAAGAAGAGGGCGGTGTAGTTGCTCGACACAAACGTTATGAAAGCAACCAGAAGCATTTAGCTACTGGGATGGAAGAACTCGGATTTAAAGTTTTGATTGATGAAAAGTATCAATCACCAATCATCACTTCATTCATTTATCCAAATGACGACTTTGATTTTCACGATTTTTATCATCAATTGAAACAAGATGGCTTTGTGATTTATCCTGGTAAGATTTCTCAAGTACCAACTTTTAGAATTGGTAATATTGGGGAAGTTTACGATGAGGATATTACTGAGTTACTTGTAGCGATTAAAGATATCATTAGTAAATAA
- the pstB gene encoding phosphate ABC transporter ATP-binding protein PstB, with product MKEYNLNESYITDIPEKKALSTKDLQVYYGDNHAIFDANMDFPRYKITALIGASGCGKSTFLRCLNRMNDKVARVDGNIMYRNVDINSKKINVYEVRQHIGMVFQRPNPFAKSIRENITFPLKNVGIKGKDELEERLEQSLRGAALWDEVKDDLNKSALALSGGQQQRLCIARSIAMHPDILLLDEPASALDPISTSKIEETLQELKKDYSIIIVTHNLQQASRISDYTAFLHLGHIIEYNSTVNVFTNPKMQATDDYVSGNFG from the coding sequence TTGAAAGAATATAACTTAAATGAATCATATATAACTGATATCCCGGAAAAGAAGGCACTCTCAACTAAAGATTTACAAGTCTACTATGGTGACAATCACGCCATCTTCGACGCTAATATGGATTTTCCACGTTACAAAATCACTGCCCTAATCGGTGCCTCTGGTTGTGGTAAGTCAACATTTCTTCGTTGCTTAAATCGAATGAACGATAAAGTTGCCCGTGTGGATGGCAATATCATGTATCGAAATGTGGACATCAATAGTAAAAAGATCAACGTTTATGAAGTCCGTCAGCACATTGGAATGGTTTTTCAAAGACCAAATCCATTTGCTAAATCTATTCGTGAAAATATCACTTTTCCATTAAAGAATGTTGGTATTAAAGGAAAAGACGAACTGGAAGAACGCTTGGAACAAAGTTTACGTGGCGCTGCCTTGTGGGATGAAGTCAAAGATGACTTGAATAAAAGTGCTCTAGCATTATCAGGTGGTCAACAACAACGACTATGCATTGCCAGATCAATTGCCATGCACCCCGATATTTTGTTACTAGACGAACCTGCCAGTGCGCTAGATCCAATCTCAACATCGAAGATCGAAGAAACATTGCAAGAATTGAAGAAAGACTACTCAATCATCATCGTGACACATAATCTCCAACAAGCATCACGTATCAGTGACTACACAGCGTTCTTACACTTAGGTCACATCATTGAATATAATTCGACAGTTAATGTCTTCACTAATCCAAAGATGCAAGCAACCGATGATTACGTTTCTGGAAACTTTGGATAA